One Eriocheir sinensis breed Jianghai 21 unplaced genomic scaffold, ASM2467909v1 Scaffold113, whole genome shotgun sequence genomic window, GACCAGACCAACCGCGCCGTGccagaggaggaggtgctgggccCGGCCAAGGAAGGGACGCTGAGGGTGCTGAGGGCTGTGGCAGCTCAGAACGGGGCTGTCAAGAGGGTGGTTCTGACATCATCCTTTGCTGCAGTGTttggtgagtgagggaggaagggagggagatacagGACCTTAGTTAACTTGTATAATCTCCCTTTTTAtagtctcccttctttccatttctttcgtcCTTTGCTGCAGTGTttggtgagtgagggaggaagggagggagatacagGACCTTAGTTAACCTGTATAATCTCCCTTTTTAtagtctcccttctttccatttccttgtaTAATCTCCCTTTTTAtagtctcccttctttccatttctttcgtcCTTTGCTGCAGTGTttggtgagtgagggaggaagggagggagatacagGACCTTAGTTAACTTGtataatctcccttttctcccctatttccctttttatagtctcccttctttccatttcttttgtcCTTTGCTGCAGTgtttggtgagggagggaggaagggagggagatacagGACCTTAGTTAACTTGtataatctcccttttctcccctatctccctttttatagtctcccttctttccatttctttcgtcCTTTGCTGCAGTGTttggtgagtgagggaggaagggaggaagatacagTAGTTAACCTGtataatctcccttttctcccctatctccctttttatagtctcccttctttccatttcttttgtcCTTTGCTGCAGTGTttggtgagtgagggaggaagggagatacaggACCTTAGTTAACTTGtataatctcccttttctcccctatctccctttttatagtctcccttctttccatttctttcgtcCTTTGCTGCAGTgtttggtgagggagggaggaagggagggagatacagGACCTTAGTTAACCTGTATAGTCTCCCTTTTTATAGAGATACAGGACCTTAGTTAACCTGTATAGTCTCCCTTTTTATAGAGATACAGGACCTTAGTTGACCTGTATAGTCTCCCTTTTTATAGAGATACAGGACCTTAGTTAACCTGTATAATCTCCCTTTTTACAGAGATACAGGACCTTAGTTAACCTGtataatctccctttttttttatagatacagGACCTTAGTTAACCTGTACAGTCTCCCTTTTTATAGAGATACAGGACCTTAGTTAACCTGTATAATCTCCCTTTTTATAGAGATACAGGACCTTAGTTAACCTGTATAATCTCCCTTTTTACACAGATACAGGACCTTAGTTAACCTGTATAATCTCCCTTTTTATAGAGATACAGGACCTTAGTTAACCTGTATAATCTCCCTTTTTATAGAGATACAGGACCTTAGTTAACCTGTATAATCTCCCTTTTTACACAGATACAGGACCTTAGTTAACCTGTATAATCTCCCTTTTTATAGAGATACAGGACCTTAGTTAACCTGTATAATCTCCCTTTTTATAGAGATGCAGGACCTTAGTTAACCTGTATAATCTCCCTTTTTATAGAGATACAGGACCTTAGTTAACCTGtataatctccctttttttttatagatacagGACCTTAGTTAACCTGTATAATCTCCCTTTTTACAGAGATACAGGACCTTAGTTAACCTGTATAATCTCCCTTTTTACAGAGATACAGGACCTTAGTTAACCTGTATAATCTACCTTTTAGAGATACAGGACCTTAGTTAACCTGTATAATCTCCTTTTATAGATACAGGACCTTAGTTAACCTGTATAATCTCCCTTTTTAGAGATACAGGACCTTAGTTAACCTGTATAATCTCCCTTTTTATAGATACAGGACCTTAGTTAACCTGTATAATCTCCCTTTTTATAGAGATACAGGACCTTAGTTAACCTGTATAATCTCCCTTTTTACAGAGATACAGGACCTTAGTTAACCTGTATAATCTCCCTTTTTATAGAGATACAGGACCTTAGTTAACCTGTATAATCTCCCTTTTTATAGATACAGGACCTTAGTTAACCTGtataatctcccttttttttatagataCAGGACCTTAGTTAACCTGTATAATCTCCCTTTTTATAGAGATACAGGACCTTAGTTAACCTGTATAATCTCCCTTTTTATAGAGATACAGGACCTTAGTTGACCTGTATAATCTCCCTTTTTATAGAGATACAGGACCTTAGTTAACCTGTATAATCTCCCCTAACCTAgtttaacctaaccttccttccttccttatctctattGTCTCCCTTAAAggtctaacctaaccttccttccttccttccttccttctctctgttaactttatcccttccttttccttctctccctctctcttttttatgttatcccttcccccatcacttctctgcttcccttccctttctcttcccttcctttcttacctcctccttcccctccccttcttatccctttccctcccttatctctttctcctttccctatcctccctAATCtaacccttcctctacccttctttccctcacttcccttcccttatcttcctctcccttccttcccctgccattcctctgcttcctctcatctcccctttcttatcccatttccctttcctttccctacccttccttctctcccttcccttcccttatcttcctctcccttccttcccctgccattCATCTGCTCCcactcatctcccctttcctttccttacccttcctctgcttcccttctttccttctccccttcccttcccctgtaatctcttcttcccctccatttaCTGACACATAGATTACCCCGTTCCTGCCCACCCGTACACTATCAAGCCCTTACTTTTCAATACCCCCCCTAAGAATGgatcctcccttccatcccccccttGCATATACAGATAAAATTCCCTCACATATTTAATTAACAATGGTAAGCCTGAGTAGACATAGAAAACCTAAGTTAACCTGGCAACTTCGgctcaaaacacctaattcgggctaattgtaggtggtggcatagagcaacccaccatgcatgccctgggtcattgtggtgggtgagtgatcttgaggtgggcttttatgtcataggtggtgctgtaaggtcatggcagactgaaatagctatccatacagtaagcacttgtcaaattctctaaagtagacaacaagcgactctcggctagatgccaaaGAACGGAGTTTGAGTAAAGTTGAATTTTTTTAATGGCTTTGTGGTTATGAGAGGAgcactctgatatacgttccatgctcttttcttagtctcaaaatgcagtgtaatattGATGTTTCTCGGCCACCTCTCGGCTTTCCCATCGCCGAAGCCCGCGGGGTAATaatgttgatatttttttttttttttttttttttttcataaagtaAATATTAGCCCATGGTCCGCTGCTCTAGACTCCCCGTCCCCTCTTCACATACCCTAAAGTAACCCCTCCCTAAAgtaaccccttcccccttcctccccacttcccATACCCTAAAgtaaccccttcccccttcctccccacttcccATACCCTAAAgtaaccccttcccccttcctccccacttcccATACCCTAAAgtaaccccttcccccttcctccccacttcccATACCCTAAAgtaaccccttcccccttcctccccacttcccATACCCCTGAACCTCCCCTCCTGTCACCTCCAATTCACCCCTCCTCTaccctcatttcccctcttttAATTAAACATACCCCACCTCACCttatcacccctctcccctctcccctcctctccccatttcttcctccccaatttttctctcattccttctttccccttccctcccctgtggCCATACCCCTGAactaacccctcccccccttcccccaggtGAGACCGCAGCGGACCCCAACAAGAAGTACAATGAAGAGGACTGGACCGACCCTGAGTCTCCCACCCTCGACTCCTACACCAAGTCCAAGGCCGTGGCGGAGAAGGCTGCCTGGGACTTCCTCAAGGAGCTcccaggtgagggggggggaagggaaggggtaaggaagggaagggaaagggaagggaagggaagggaaaggaaggaaggaaggaaagggaaggaaatagaagggaatgaaaggaaagtatggcagtaaagagaagggaaggggagaggagaagaagggatgggaagggaagggaaaggaaggagaggataggaaagggaaaggaaggaaggaaagggaaggaaatagaagggaaggggagaggaggagaagggaagagaagggaagggaaggaaggagatgaagggaaggaaataggaagggaaggagaggagaagaagggaagagaaagaaagggaagggaaagggaaaggaaggaaggaaagggaaggaaatagaagggaaggggagagaagggaagggaagagaagggaagggaagggaaaggaaggagaggataggaaagggaaaggaaggaaggaaagggaaggaaatagaagggaaggggagaggagaagggaagggaagggaaagagagggtagggtagggaagggaaaggaaggaaggaaagggaaggaaatagaagggaaggggagaggagaagaagggaagagaagggaagggaagggaaaggaaggagagggtagggaagggaaaggaaggaaggaaagggaaggaaatagaagggaaggggagagaagggaaaggaagggaaggataaaaaggataaaggaagggcaGAAAAGACATCAGACCGGATCAAAACTTCTCCAgaacttcctccacctcctatacCCTCATacaacctcccctccctccccccgtcacCCCATaacaccccttccatcacccccacAGAGGAGCAGAAGTTCGAGCTTGCCGTCATCAACCCCACACTGATCTTTGGCCCCCCACTGATTGAGGCACACAAGTCCGCTACATCAGTGATTCTCATGGCAAACATCGTCAACAAGGCCTACCCTGGGGTGCCCCGCGTGCAGTTCCCCGTGTGTGATGTGCGCGATGTGGCCAAGGCGCATGTTAAGGTGGGTGTTttagggggggggtagagggggggggggtgtatgtgtgtatgtgtggccaAATCGCATGTCAAAGTGTGTgttttagggggggggggtagaggggggggtttgtatgtgtgtgtgtgtggccaaggCGCATGTTAAGGTGGGTGTTttagggggggggtagagggggaggggttgtatgtgtgtatgtgtggccaAATCGCATGTCAGTGTGtgttttaaggtgtgtgtgtgtgtgtgtgtgtgtgtgtgtgtgtgtgtgtgtgtgtgtgtgtgtgttcctttctaatttctttccttctctttttcttatttttccctcttttctttccttctttttccagttCCCTCCTCCAtagaaacctaacctaacctaacatctatATAAACCtatgtaaacctaacctaacatctatATAAACCtatgtaaacctaacctaacaaatatataaacctatgtaaacctaacctaacctaacatctatataaatctatgtaaacctaacctaacctaacatctatataaatctatgtaaacctaacctaacctatataaACTtatgttaacctaacctaacatctatATAAACCTATGTAAACCTAACTTAACATCTATATAAACCtatgtaaacctaacctaacctaacatctatATAAACCtatgtaaacctaacctaacatctatATAAACCtatgtaaacctaacctaacatctatATAAACCtatgtaaacctaacctaacatctatATAAACCtatgtaaacctaacctaacctaacctaacacaccctCACAGACACACTTTCCCACCcttacacaccctcacacacctcCCACTCACACCTCACACACCCTCACAGACACACTTTCCCACCcttacacaccctcacacaccttCTCCCACTCACACCTCCCTCACCCCTACAGGCGCTCACCTTACCCGAGGCCGCCAGTAACCGTCACATCATCCTCACCGAGTCGCTGTGGTATAGAGACATCGCCGCGTCTGTCGCCAAGGAGTTCAGGCCCCAGGGGTACTCGATCGCCACTGCCCAGCTGCCCTATGCCCTCATGTGGCTTGCTGGGTGCTTCAATAAGGGGGTACGGAACTCCATCCTCCCGCGCATTGGCAAGACTCTGTCGGTGGATAATAAGAGGGTGAGTATTGGGGTGGGTGTGAGGGCGGGATgaaagatgggaggggaagggaagggaagggataaggaaggaagggaagggatatggaaagaaggaaagggaagggaatggaatggaaaggaagggaagggaagagataaggaaggaagggaagggatatggaaagaaggaaagggaagggaatggaatggaaaggaagggaagggaagagataaggaaggaagggaagggaagggcagggatatggaaagaaggaaagggaagggaagggaagggaatggaatggaaagtaagggaagggaagagataaggaaggaagggaagggaagggcagggatatggaaagaagaaaagggaaggaaagggaagggaatggaatggaatggaatggaaggggatggaatggaaaggaagggaagggaaggaaagggaaaggaaaggaagggaaggggatggaatggaaaggaagggaagggtatagagtggaaggaaagggaaaggaaaggaagggaagggaagggaatggaaaggaagggaaggtatagggagtggaagggaagggaaggatagggaaaggaaaggaagggaagggaagggaatggaaaggaagggaagggtatagagtggaagggaagggaaggaaagggaaaggaaaggaagggaagggaatggaatggaaaggaagggaagggtatagagtggaagggaagggaaggaaagggaaaggaaaggaagggaagggaagggaatggaaaggaagggaagggtatagggtggaagggaagggaagggaagggaaggaaagggaaaggaaaggaaaggaaaggaagggaagggaatggaaaggaagggaagggaagggtatagagtggaaggaaagggaagggaatggaatggaaaggaagggaaggggatggaatggaaaggaagggaagggtatagagtggaagggaagggaacagaaaggaagggaagagaagggaaaggtatggaaggaagggaagggtatagagtggaagggaaggaaaggaaaggaagggaaggttatggaatggaaatgaagggaagggaatagagtggaagggaatggaaaggaaaggaagggaagggaatggaatggaaaggaagggaagggtatagagtggaagggaagggaagggaaaggaaaggaaaggaaggaaagggaatggaatggaaaggaagggaagggtatagagtggaagggaaggaaagggaaaggaaaggaaaggaagggaagggaagggaagggaaaggaagggaagggtatagagtggaagggaagggaaggaaagggaaaggaaaggaagggaagggaatggaatggaaaggaagggaagggtatagagtggaagggaaggaaagggaaaggagaggaagggaagggaaaggacaggaagataGACAGCTTTGGATAGGGGACAATTTCGGACAGATAGACAGTTTTTGGGTAGAGAGAGGACAGGTTCAGACAGATAGAggacgaagggaaaagaagagaagggaagggaga contains:
- the LOC126989328 gene encoding uncharacterized protein LOC126989328, which gives rise to MGDEVVLVTGVSGYLGSHVAKQLQEEGYRVRGTVRSLENEAKVAPLKNLVPDAKHPLELVAADLTSDEGWDKAVEGCTLVAHVASPFPDQTNRAVPEEEVLGPAKEGTLRVLRAVAAQNGAVKRVVLTSSFAAVFGETAADPNKKYNEEDWTDPESPTLDSYTKSKAVAEKAAWDFLKELPEEQKFELAVINPTLIFGPPLIEAHKSATSVILMANIVNKAYPGVPRVQFPVCDVRDVAKAHVKALTLPEAASNRHIILTESLWYRDIAASVAKEFRPQGYSIATAQLPYALMWLAGCFNKGVRNSILPRIGKTLSVDNKRMVEVLGVEPTALDCTVQDMVYAMVDLGIVKKAKKYKQVGSRAEVPAVNGEVEEETKEGKQEEEKEKEEGEKELEPEDKEKKEDEEIKPKEDEKKEEKEAEDEKKEEEEKKEEKEKKEEK